One Paenibacillus sp. FSL W8-0186 genomic window carries:
- a CDS encoding FAD-dependent oxidoreductase: protein MNNQTYGSGELPRYPQSMWRDTTNLPSFPRLQEDIETDVAIIGAGITGITTAYLLCKAGFKVAVVDAAEILDGTTGFTTAKITAQHGLIYDKLRKHFGDKEARLYYEANEEALSFIRSTVEEHQIDCQLQQQDAYLYADSEEQAEQLRKEWEAYEQLGLPGEWCDTLPIPIQVYGAIRMKNQAQFHPLHYLRNLVEYVVSHGGTLYENTTLEDAADHTRDGRRQLTTEGGHKITCQYAISASHFPFYDGGGFYFTRLHAERSYVVAIEPEIPLEQGMYINCGDPKRSLRSALLNDEQVILVGGESHKTGKGECTFKHYEELEKFGGKLFGAKRIPYRWSTQDLVTIDEIPYIGAITANEDKVLVATGFAKWGMTNGTAAALMFRDLIMGHGNKYTDLYTPSRFKVNPGMKNFTVQNADVAKEWVSGKVELIRRKAEDLKNDEGGVVRHLGKRAGGYKDKEGRLYIVDTTCTHLGCEVEWNEAERSWDCPCHGSRFNYEGKVLEGPATESLPLLSQEP, encoded by the coding sequence ATGAATAACCAAACTTACGGTTCTGGAGAGCTCCCCCGATACCCCCAATCCATGTGGCGGGATACGACCAACCTGCCCTCTTTTCCCCGGCTCCAAGAGGATATCGAGACCGACGTCGCCATTATCGGCGCTGGCATTACGGGCATTACCACCGCCTATCTGCTATGTAAGGCAGGCTTTAAGGTAGCCGTTGTGGATGCGGCCGAAATTCTTGACGGAACGACCGGGTTCACAACGGCCAAAATCACGGCCCAGCACGGACTGATTTACGACAAGCTGCGGAAGCATTTTGGAGATAAAGAGGCCAGACTCTACTATGAAGCAAATGAGGAAGCCCTCTCTTTCATTCGATCCACAGTGGAGGAGCATCAAATCGACTGCCAATTGCAGCAGCAGGATGCCTATTTATACGCCGACTCCGAGGAGCAGGCAGAGCAGCTTCGCAAAGAATGGGAGGCTTATGAGCAGCTAGGGCTGCCGGGCGAATGGTGCGACACCTTGCCGATCCCCATCCAAGTCTATGGAGCCATACGGATGAAGAACCAGGCCCAATTCCACCCGCTGCATTACCTGCGTAACCTCGTTGAATACGTAGTTTCACATGGCGGAACCCTCTACGAAAATACGACCTTGGAGGATGCGGCTGACCATACCCGGGACGGGCGGCGGCAGCTCACTACCGAGGGAGGTCATAAAATCACTTGCCAATATGCGATCTCTGCCTCGCACTTCCCGTTCTATGACGGAGGCGGGTTCTACTTCACTAGACTACATGCGGAACGTTCTTATGTAGTTGCTATAGAGCCGGAAATTCCGCTGGAACAGGGCATGTACATTAATTGCGGCGACCCTAAGCGTTCCCTGAGATCAGCCCTGCTGAACGATGAGCAGGTTATTCTGGTCGGCGGAGAATCACACAAAACGGGTAAGGGCGAGTGCACTTTCAAGCACTATGAAGAACTGGAGAAATTCGGCGGCAAGCTGTTCGGAGCCAAACGCATCCCTTACCGATGGTCGACTCAAGATCTCGTCACAATAGACGAAATCCCTTACATCGGGGCTATTACTGCAAACGAGGACAAAGTTCTGGTAGCCACCGGATTTGCCAAATGGGGAATGACGAACGGAACCGCAGCCGCTCTGATGTTCCGCGATCTCATTATGGGCCACGGCAACAAGTATACGGATCTGTATACGCCTTCCCGCTTTAAGGTAAATCCGGGCATGAAGAACTTTACGGTACAGAACGCTGATGTCGCCAAGGAATGGGTATCTGGCAAGGTAGAATTGATCCGCCGTAAAGCGGAAGATTTGAAAAATGACGAAGGCGGGGTTGTGCGGCATCTCGGCAAGCGGGCCGGCGGCTATAAGGACAAGGAAGGCCGACTTTACATCGTTGATACGACATGCACACATCTCGGCTGCGAGGTGGAA